A portion of the Bacillus sp. es.034 genome contains these proteins:
- a CDS encoding acetate kinase, which translates to MAKKVIAINAGSSSLKFQLFDMPEETVITKGLIERIGLNDAVFNITVNDEKREEVTDIPNHEVAVKMLLEKLTGFGIINSLDEIDGIGHRVVHGGEVFNDSVLITDEVVTKIEELSDLAPLHNPANLTGIKAFHSVLPNVPAVAVFDTAFHQTMPESSFLYSLPYEYYEDFGIRKYGFHGTSHKYVSQRAAEMLGRPEEQVRLISCHLGNGASIAAIEGGKSIDTSMGFTPLAGVAMGTRSGNIDPALIPFIMEKTGSTADEVLNILNKKSGMLGVSGFSSDLRDIELQASEGNERAELALEVFANRIHKYIGSYASRMYGVDAIVFTAGIGENSTLIREKVLQGLEFMGVYWDPARNQVRGKEAFVNYPHSPVKVMIIPTNEEVMIARDVLEKGNI; encoded by the coding sequence GTGGCAAAAAAAGTGATTGCAATTAATGCTGGAAGCTCTTCGTTAAAGTTTCAGCTTTTTGATATGCCTGAAGAAACAGTCATTACCAAAGGTCTAATTGAACGTATCGGATTAAACGATGCGGTTTTCAATATAACAGTGAACGATGAGAAACGTGAAGAAGTAACGGATATCCCGAACCATGAAGTAGCGGTTAAAATGTTGCTTGAAAAGCTGACAGGCTTTGGCATCATCAACTCACTTGATGAAATAGATGGAATCGGTCACCGTGTCGTGCACGGCGGTGAAGTCTTTAATGATTCCGTTCTGATTACAGATGAAGTTGTGACGAAAATCGAGGAACTGTCTGATCTGGCGCCCCTTCATAACCCTGCAAACTTAACGGGAATCAAGGCATTCCATAGCGTGCTGCCGAATGTTCCTGCGGTTGCTGTGTTTGATACAGCGTTCCACCAAACGATGCCTGAAAGCTCATTTTTGTACAGCCTTCCGTATGAGTACTATGAAGATTTCGGAATCCGTAAATATGGTTTCCACGGAACTTCCCACAAGTATGTATCACAACGTGCAGCTGAAATGCTTGGCCGTCCGGAAGAACAAGTGCGCCTGATTTCTTGTCACTTAGGGAACGGTGCAAGTATCGCAGCCATCGAAGGCGGTAAATCCATCGACACGTCCATGGGCTTCACACCACTAGCTGGTGTTGCCATGGGAACTCGTTCAGGTAATATTGACCCGGCCCTTATCCCGTTCATCATGGAGAAAACAGGATCAACGGCTGATGAAGTATTAAATATCCTGAACAAGAAATCCGGTATGCTTGGTGTATCTGGATTCTCAAGTGACCTTCGTGATATCGAGCTGCAGGCTTCAGAAGGTAACGAGCGCGCGGAACTGGCTCTTGAAGTGTTCGCTAACCGTATCCACAAATACATCGGTTCATATGCATCACGCATGTACGGTGTAGACGCGATTGTCTTCACGGCAGGTATCGGTGAAAACAGTACGCTGATCCGTGAAAAAGTCCTTCAAGGCTTGGAATTCATGGGCGTCTACTGGGATCCGGCACGCAACCAGGTCCGTGGTAAAGAAGCATTCGTCAACTATCCGCATTCACCAGTCAAAGTTATGATCATTCCTACGAATGAAGAAGTCATGATTGCTCGTGATGTTTTGGAAAAAGGGAATATCTAA
- a CDS encoding EcsC family protein, translating into MNWSERDKQVWQSIKAWREELYEYEANDLEHTYVKWLDYAFESIPEDVQDQFFQRLDGWLFHMHSLIQGSQMQNDARERILVTARAFNQDIQTVEDLHYLTIDQLHYIAEQHAGRHRIYSLLQGGVTGTGGLVALGSDLPAMLVINLRSVQLIAITYGFDVQTPFEMMTSLKVFHAATLPARLRALAWEDLMEDLNKKDSNYFYDGSEQLTDYTWLEGSMKQALKAMAITMFKGKKWSGLPLVSIAIGAGSNYQLSRKITDFAEKYYQYRYLRDKKNEQ; encoded by the coding sequence GTGAACTGGTCAGAACGAGATAAGCAGGTATGGCAGTCGATCAAGGCTTGGAGAGAAGAGTTGTATGAATATGAAGCGAATGATTTGGAGCATACATATGTGAAGTGGCTGGATTACGCGTTTGAATCGATTCCTGAAGATGTTCAGGATCAGTTTTTTCAGCGGCTGGATGGCTGGTTGTTTCATATGCATTCCCTGATTCAAGGTTCACAGATGCAGAATGATGCCCGGGAGCGGATCCTTGTGACGGCGCGGGCATTCAATCAGGATATTCAGACGGTCGAGGATCTTCACTATTTAACGATTGACCAGCTTCATTACATAGCGGAACAGCATGCGGGACGCCATCGCATCTACTCCCTGCTGCAAGGTGGGGTGACGGGTACCGGTGGGCTTGTGGCTCTTGGGTCGGATCTGCCGGCGATGCTCGTCATCAATCTGCGTTCGGTGCAGCTCATCGCCATCACGTATGGATTCGATGTTCAGACGCCGTTTGAAATGATGACGTCATTGAAGGTGTTCCATGCAGCGACCCTGCCGGCAAGGCTCCGGGCCCTTGCGTGGGAAGATCTGATGGAGGATCTGAACAAGAAAGATTCCAATTACTTTTACGATGGATCAGAGCAGCTGACGGATTATACTTGGCTGGAAGGCTCAATGAAGCAGGCACTGAAAGCGATGGCCATCACCATGTTCAAAGGGAAGAAGTGGTCGGGTCTGCCTCTTGTCAGCATTGCCATCGGGGCGGGATCCAATTATCAGCTTTCCAGGAAGATCACTGATTTTGCCGAAAAATATTATCAATACCGCTACCTGCGCGATAAGAAAAATGAACAATAA
- a CDS encoding argininosuccinate synthase yields MRMNKKVVLAYSGGLDTSVAVQWLKEKGYEVIACCLDVGEGKDLDFVQEKALTVGASKSYVIDAKEEFANEYALLALQSHALYEGKYPLVSALSRPLIAKKLVEIAEQENATAVAHGCTGKGNDQVRFEVSIAALNPSLEVIAPVREWKWSREEEIEYAKDKGIPIPINLDSPYSIDQNLWGRSNECGVLENPWTAPPEDAYDLTSSIEESPNEADVVEITFSKGVPVELNHVAYPLEEIISKLNVLAGKHGVGRIDHVENRLVGIKSREVYECPAAMTLLKAHKELEDLTLVKELAHFKPVIEKKMTELIYEGLWFSPLNKALKAFLDQTQVYVNGVVRVKLFKGHAIVEGRKSPNSLYDENLATYTKADEFDHDAAIGFIQLWGLPTKVSSMVNAEKKEKVTL; encoded by the coding sequence ATACGGATGAATAAAAAAGTGGTATTAGCCTACTCAGGTGGTTTGGATACGTCGGTTGCCGTTCAATGGTTAAAGGAAAAAGGATACGAAGTCATTGCATGCTGCCTGGATGTCGGGGAAGGAAAGGATCTTGATTTTGTACAGGAAAAAGCGTTGACGGTTGGAGCGTCTAAAAGCTATGTTATCGATGCAAAAGAAGAGTTCGCGAATGAATACGCGCTTCTTGCCCTGCAAAGTCATGCACTGTATGAAGGAAAATACCCACTGGTGTCCGCACTCTCAAGACCGTTGATCGCGAAAAAGCTCGTTGAGATCGCAGAACAGGAAAATGCAACGGCCGTGGCACATGGCTGCACGGGGAAAGGAAATGACCAGGTGAGATTCGAAGTGTCCATCGCGGCATTGAATCCTTCATTGGAAGTGATCGCGCCGGTCCGTGAATGGAAATGGTCACGTGAAGAAGAAATCGAATATGCGAAGGATAAGGGGATTCCGATTCCCATCAATCTTGATTCACCATACAGCATCGACCAGAATCTTTGGGGCAGAAGCAATGAGTGCGGGGTGCTTGAAAATCCTTGGACTGCACCACCTGAGGATGCATACGATCTAACATCAAGCATCGAAGAATCACCAAATGAAGCGGATGTGGTTGAAATCACATTCTCCAAAGGGGTGCCTGTGGAGCTGAATCACGTGGCATATCCTCTTGAGGAAATCATTTCGAAACTGAATGTGCTGGCCGGAAAGCACGGAGTCGGCCGTATCGATCATGTGGAAAACCGCCTTGTCGGGATCAAGTCACGTGAAGTATACGAATGTCCGGCCGCCATGACCCTTTTAAAAGCTCATAAGGAACTGGAAGACCTTACACTGGTGAAGGAACTTGCCCATTTCAAACCGGTGATCGAGAAAAAAATGACGGAATTAATTTATGAGGGACTTTGGTTCTCTCCATTAAATAAAGCGTTAAAAGCTTTCCTAGATCAAACACAGGTGTATGTGAACGGTGTCGTTCGCGTGAAATTATTCAAAGGTCATGCTATCGTCGAAGGAAGAAAATCACCGAACTCCCTGTATGATGAAAATCTTGCGACGTACACAAAAGCGGATGAATTCGATCACGATGCTGCCATTGGATTCATTCAACTATGGGGTCTGCCGACGAAGGTGTCTTCCATGGTCAACGCTGAGAAGAAAGAGAAAGTCACTCTATGA
- a CDS encoding class I SAM-dependent methyltransferase → MNSPVESLFGIIDETATLLKDELACSYLEAVAETGENLFQGDVLQEEVSELTKKRLNKKYDEANVSQLENEHIRKAFQFAILKGMKENVQPNHQMTPDSLGLFISYLVNKFTAGMNKLSVLDPAIGTGNLLTTVLNQMPGKETESIGVEIDEVLIKLAYVGADLQKHPLQLFNQDSLEPLFIDPVDLVLCDLPIGYYPNDLRAQDYELKADEGHSYAHHLFIEQSLKHTKDGGYLFFIVPNGLFESPHSAQLQGYLKEKADIQGFLQLPLSLFKNKNSAKSILILQKKKTGIKPPKEVLLAQLPSLSNQRALQDILSKIDQWLVQNK, encoded by the coding sequence ATTAATTCGCCAGTCGAATCATTATTTGGAATAATCGACGAAACGGCCACACTGCTGAAGGATGAACTTGCCTGCAGTTATTTAGAAGCCGTTGCCGAAACGGGTGAGAACCTGTTTCAGGGGGACGTCCTCCAGGAAGAAGTCAGTGAACTGACGAAGAAGCGCCTGAACAAAAAGTACGACGAAGCAAACGTATCTCAACTTGAGAATGAACATATCCGTAAAGCGTTTCAATTCGCTATTTTAAAAGGAATGAAGGAAAACGTACAGCCGAATCATCAAATGACCCCGGACTCACTTGGATTATTCATCAGCTATCTGGTGAATAAATTCACGGCGGGCATGAATAAGCTGTCGGTCCTTGACCCTGCGATCGGAACGGGGAACCTCTTGACGACGGTGTTGAACCAGATGCCGGGTAAAGAAACCGAGTCCATCGGTGTCGAAATCGATGAAGTCCTCATCAAGCTTGCCTATGTGGGAGCGGATCTTCAGAAGCATCCATTGCAGCTCTTTAACCAGGACTCACTTGAGCCATTGTTCATCGATCCTGTCGATCTTGTGCTTTGTGACCTGCCGATCGGGTATTATCCGAACGACCTGCGCGCCCAGGATTATGAGCTGAAAGCGGATGAAGGACATTCCTATGCCCACCATCTGTTCATCGAACAAAGCCTGAAGCATACGAAAGACGGCGGGTATCTGTTCTTCATCGTGCCGAACGGACTGTTCGAATCGCCGCACAGCGCACAACTTCAAGGTTATCTTAAAGAAAAGGCAGACATCCAGGGCTTCCTGCAGCTGCCGCTTTCCCTGTTTAAAAATAAAAACTCGGCGAAGAGCATCCTGATCCTTCAGAAGAAAAAGACAGGAATCAAGCCTCCTAAAGAGGTACTGCTTGCGCAACTGCCAAGCCTTTCGAATCAAAGAGCCCTTCAGGATATCCTGTCGAAGATCGATCAGTGGCTTGTGCAGAATAAGTAA